A genomic window from Struthio camelus isolate bStrCam1 chromosome 2, bStrCam1.hap1, whole genome shotgun sequence includes:
- the ACKR4 gene encoding atypical chemokine receptor 4, translating to MGWDMNSSTDYWIEDEGDLSSVIDYNTYELLCEKDDVRNFSKLFLPVFYTLAFTVGVAGNSLVVAIYAYCKKPKTKTDVYIMHLAIADLLLLFTLPFWAANAVQGWELGNAMCKLTSSLYTMNFSSGMLFLACISVDRYRAICKSQGHRRAGKQCSVTCIWVWLSAIVLSIPELIFNQVKKYNDRNECLPVFPVNMETLLKAAIQILEIILEFLLPFLVMLTCYSATARAIFRSPNAKKSRPFIVLLAVVATFIITQLPYNTVKFWRAIDTIYLLITDCDASKTIDVALQVTKSIALFHTCLNPLLYAFLGASFKMHIMKIAKNYGYWRRQQQNGITEEISMNYEDHTEETISFTI from the coding sequence ATGGGCTGGGATATGAACAGCTCAACTGATTACTGGATTGAGGACGAGGGTGATCTCAGCTCTGTTATAGATTACAACACGTATGAGCTGCTTTGTGAAAAGGACGATGTAAGAAATTTCAGTAAATTATTCCTCCCTGTGTTCTATACGTTGGCTTTCACTGTTGGAGTCGCTGGAAATTCATTAGTGGTAGCAATTTATGCCTATTGCAAGAAACCGAAGACCAAGACAGATGTGTACATCATGCATTTGGCCATTGCTGATTTGCTCTTACTCTTCACACTCCCTTTTTGGGCTGCAAATGCAGTGCAGGGATGGGAACTTGGAAACGCCATGTGCAAGCTCACTTCTTCTTTATACACCATGAATTTCAGCTCTGGCATGCTGTTCCTGGCCTGCATCAGTGTGGATAGATACAGGGCCATTTGCAAATCCCAAGGTCATAGAAGAGCTGGAAAACAGTGCAGTGTAACCTGCATCTGGGTCTGGCTGTCTGCTATTGTACTCAGTATCCCTGAACTGATATTTAACCAAGTGAAGAAATACAATGACAGGAATGAATGCCTTCCTGTATTTCCAGTGAACATGGAAACACTCTTAAAAGCAGCCATTCAAATCCTGGAAATTATCCTGgaatttctgcttcctttcctagTAATGCTGACCTGCTATTCAGCTACTGCTAGAGCAATCTTTAGATCTCCAAATGCTAAAAAATCTAGACCCTTCATAGTTCTGCTGGCAGTAGTAGCCACTTTTATTATTACTCAACTGCCTTACAACACTGTTAAGTTCTGGCGAGCCATAGATACCATCTACCTGTTGATTACTGACTGTGATGCAAGTAAAACTATAGATGTTGCACTCCAGGTAACTAAGAGCATAGCTTTGTTTCACACCTGCCTGAACCCTCTTCTGTACGCCTTTCTGGGTGCgtcttttaaaatgcatattatgaaaatagcaaaaaattaCGGATACTGGAGAAGACAACAACAGAATGGAATAACTGAAGAAATTTCTATGAATTATGAAGACCATACAGAAGAAACAATTAGCTTCACTATATAG
- the UBA5 gene encoding ubiquitin-like modifier-activating enzyme 5 isoform X1, protein MGEPSRLERLERRVRELEAELARERGGRRPPRAPIESMSAEVTDSNPYSRLMALKRMGIVKDYEKIRTFTVAVVGVGGVGSVTAEMLTRCGIGKLLLFDYDKVELANMNRLFFQPHQAGLSKVQAAEHTLRNINPDVQFEVHNYNITTLDNFQHFMDRISNGALEEGKPVDLVLSCVDNFEARMAINTACNELGQIWMESGVSENAVSGHIQLIIPGESACFACAPPLVVAANIDEKTLKREGVCAASLPTTMGVVAGILVQNVLKYLLNFGTVSYYLGYNAMQDFFPTMAMKPNPQCSDHNCRKQQENYKKKEAVQSKQEVIEQEEEIVHEDNDWGIELVSEISEEELRAASGPVPDLPAGITVAYTIPNKEENAATDETVAESEESLEELMAKMKNM, encoded by the exons atggGGGAGCCGAGCCGGCTGGAGCGGCTGGAGCGGCGCGTACGGGAGCTGGAGGCGGAGCTGGCCCGCgagaggggcgggcggcggccgccgcgggcccccaTCGAGAGCATGAGCGCCGAGGTGACGGACTCCAACCCCTACAG tcgTCTGATGGCATTAAAAAGAATGGGAATAGTCAAAGACTATGAG aaaATCCGTACCTTCACAGTTGCAGTAGTGGGTGTTGGTGGAGTTGGCAGTGTAACTGCTGAAATGTTGACAAGATGTGGCATTGGTAag CTGCTTCTTTTTGATTATGATAAAGTGGAATTGGCAAACATGAACAGACTCTTCTTCCAACCTCATCAAGCTGGATTAAGTAAAGTGCAAGCAGCAGAGCATACTTTGAG GAATATTAACCCTGATGTTCAGTTTGAAGTACATAACTACAACATCACAACACTGGACAACTTTCAGCATTTCATGGATAGAATAAG taacGGTGCACTAGAGGAAGGGAAGCCTGTCGATCTTGTTCTGAGCTGCGTGGACAACTTTGAAGCTCGCATGGCAATTAACACG GCCTGCAATGAACTTGGACAAATCTGGATGGAATCTGGAGTGAGTGAAAATGCAGTGTCAGGACATATACAGCTGATCATACCTGGTGAATCTGCTTGTTTTGCG TGTGCTCCTCCACTTGTAGTTGCTGCAAATATTGATGAGAAAACGTTAAAACGAGAAGGAGTTTGTGCAGCTAGTCTTCCTACTACTATGGGTGTTGTGGCGGGAATTCTCGTACAGAATGTTCTGAA gtATTTGCTGAATTTTGGTACTGTGAGTTATTATCTTGGTTACAATGCAATGCAGGATTTCTTTCCAACTATGGCTATGAAGCCAAATCCACAATGCAGTGACCACAATtgcagaaaacagcaggaaaattatAAG aagaaagaagCTGTGCAATCAAAACAAGAGGTAATTgaacaagaagaagaaatagtACATGAGGACAATGACTGGG gcATCGAATTAGTATCAGAAATTTCAGAAGAGGAGCTGAGGGCTGCCTCTGGCCCAGTACCTGATCTTCCTGCGGGAATTACTGTAGCATATACTATTCCAAACAAG GAAGAGAATGCTGCAACTGATGAAACAGTGGCCGAGTCTGAGGAAAGCCTAGAAGAACTTATGGccaaaatgaaaaacatgtaG
- the UBA5 gene encoding ubiquitin-like modifier-activating enzyme 5 isoform X2 has translation MLTRCGIGKLLLFDYDKVELANMNRLFFQPHQAGLSKVQAAEHTLRNINPDVQFEVHNYNITTLDNFQHFMDRISNGALEEGKPVDLVLSCVDNFEARMAINTACNELGQIWMESGVSENAVSGHIQLIIPGESACFACAPPLVVAANIDEKTLKREGVCAASLPTTMGVVAGILVQNVLKYLLNFGTVSYYLGYNAMQDFFPTMAMKPNPQCSDHNCRKQQENYKKKEAVQSKQEVIEQEEEIVHEDNDWGIELVSEISEEELRAASGPVPDLPAGITVAYTIPNKEENAATDETVAESEESLEELMAKMKNM, from the exons ATGTTGACAAGATGTGGCATTGGTAag CTGCTTCTTTTTGATTATGATAAAGTGGAATTGGCAAACATGAACAGACTCTTCTTCCAACCTCATCAAGCTGGATTAAGTAAAGTGCAAGCAGCAGAGCATACTTTGAG GAATATTAACCCTGATGTTCAGTTTGAAGTACATAACTACAACATCACAACACTGGACAACTTTCAGCATTTCATGGATAGAATAAG taacGGTGCACTAGAGGAAGGGAAGCCTGTCGATCTTGTTCTGAGCTGCGTGGACAACTTTGAAGCTCGCATGGCAATTAACACG GCCTGCAATGAACTTGGACAAATCTGGATGGAATCTGGAGTGAGTGAAAATGCAGTGTCAGGACATATACAGCTGATCATACCTGGTGAATCTGCTTGTTTTGCG TGTGCTCCTCCACTTGTAGTTGCTGCAAATATTGATGAGAAAACGTTAAAACGAGAAGGAGTTTGTGCAGCTAGTCTTCCTACTACTATGGGTGTTGTGGCGGGAATTCTCGTACAGAATGTTCTGAA gtATTTGCTGAATTTTGGTACTGTGAGTTATTATCTTGGTTACAATGCAATGCAGGATTTCTTTCCAACTATGGCTATGAAGCCAAATCCACAATGCAGTGACCACAATtgcagaaaacagcaggaaaattatAAG aagaaagaagCTGTGCAATCAAAACAAGAGGTAATTgaacaagaagaagaaatagtACATGAGGACAATGACTGGG gcATCGAATTAGTATCAGAAATTTCAGAAGAGGAGCTGAGGGCTGCCTCTGGCCCAGTACCTGATCTTCCTGCGGGAATTACTGTAGCATATACTATTCCAAACAAG GAAGAGAATGCTGCAACTGATGAAACAGTGGCCGAGTCTGAGGAAAGCCTAGAAGAACTTATGGccaaaatgaaaaacatgtaG